A genomic window from Silene latifolia isolate original U9 population chromosome 11, ASM4854445v1, whole genome shotgun sequence includes:
- the LOC141612204 gene encoding uncharacterized protein LOC141612204 yields MVMNPSVNSSASTVSGNLSNIPVLNGTNFKDWKENMLIVLGCMDLDLAIRMDCPAPLTDKSSLDDKRDFEKWERSNRMSLMIIKRGIPEAFRGAVSDDIVNAKEFLAKIEKRFVKNDKAETSTLLQRLISMKFKISKGNIREYIMEMSHIASKLKGLKLDLSDDLLVHLVLLSLPTQFGQFKVSYNCQKEKWTLNELISYGVQEEERLKYDKAEVALFASTSKDKSQGKKRKFENKAANNQGPDQKKQDKEPSGCFSVVNQDI; encoded by the exons ATGGTCATGAATCCTTCCG TTAATTCATCTGCTTCTACCGTATCTGGAAATTTGAGTAACATTCCTGTATTAAATGGGACCAATTTTAAGGATTGGAAAGAAAATATGTTGATTGTACTTGGGTGCATGGATCTTGACCTTGCGATAAGGATGGATTGTCCTGCTCCTCTTACGGATAAAAGTTCCCTCGATGATAAGAGGGACTTTGAGAAGTGGGAAAGATCTAACCGCATGAGTCTTATGATCATAAAGCGTGGTATTCCAGAAGCTTTTCGAGGTGCAGTATCTGATGATATTGTCAATGCTAAGGAGTTtcttgctaaaattgaaaaaCGTTTTGTCAAAAACGATAAGGCCGAGACAAGTACATTATTACAGCGGTTGATTTCAATGAAATTCAAGATCAGCAAAGGAAACATAAGGGAGTATATCATGGAAATGTCTCACATTGCTTCAAAACTTAAGGGACTAAAACTCGACTTATCAGACGACTTGCTCGTGCATTTGGTATTACTATCGCTTCCAACACAATTTGGACAGTTTAAGGTAAGTTATAATTGTCAAAAGGAGAAATGGACTCTAAATGAGCTCATTTCATATGGTGTGCAAGAGGAAGAGAGACTTAAATATGATAAGGCTGAGGTTGCTCTCTTTGCTAGTACCTCTAAAGATAAAAGTCAAGGCAAGAAAAGAAAGTTTGAGAACAAGGCTGCAAATAATCAGGGGCCTGATCAGAAAAAACAAGACAAGGAACCTAGTGGTTGTTTTTCTGTGGTAAACCAGGACATATAA